In Chitinophaga oryzae, the sequence GGATAATTGGGTGGTTGGTCGTTTTTCTTTATTTTACCGATCTTTCCTCCGCCAGCAAATGCCATCTTGCATGAAAAGAAAAACCTGTTTGCGCAGCAATATCTCTGTGAGCTGTATTGTATTTATTTTGTTATTCACCTGTGCCGGCCGTGTTCATGGCCAGGACACTTCCCGCGTCTTTACCTCCGATGTAGACCATTTCTGGGAAGCCTTCGATAGTGTGCAGACGGTGAAAGATACTACCCGGCAGATAGCCTTTATGCAGTCTTTGTATATCGACAAGGGTACCGAGGGGCTTAAACTGTTCATGAAGCTCAGGAGGTTCGATGCGCCGAGGCTGGTGACGGCGATCAACAAATACCCGAAATTCTGGGCATCTGTCCGGGAAAACACGCTGAAAGTAAAACCGAAGATACCGGCTATTGAAACACATATCCGGGAGTTCAAAGCGTTATATCCCGATCTGCGTCCGGCAAAGCTCTTTTTCACCATCACGGCTATACGCGCCGCGGGCACGGTACGGGATTCACTGGCTTTGATAGGAACAGAAATCGCCACCGGCAATAAAAACACCGATGTGTCCGAGTTTCCTGACAAACGGCTGGCGAACTTCTTCCGGACGCAAAGCACCGACAATATCATCCCGGTAGTGGTGCATGAATATGTGCATACCCAACAACGGGCAGAAGCGAAAATACTGCTTGGGCAGGCGTTGCATGAAGGCGCCTGTGATTTTATGACAGAGCTGATCCTGAAGGAACCGCTGATGAATTCCTATCTCCAGTATGGGCGGGAGAACGAAGCGGCGCTGAAAGAGGCCTTCAGAAAAGAAATGCTGGGGGAAGATTTCTCGAACTGGCTGTACAACGGCGCTACTACGAAAACGATGGGCGACCTGGGCTATTTTATGGGGTATACCATTTGTAAGTCCTACTACCGCCGCGCTAAAAATAAAAGTCAGGCTATAAAAGATATTATCACGTTGAATTACGGTGACCAGGCTGCCCTGATGGCATTTCTGAAGAAATCACGATATTACGGCCGGATTTAAAGCCCGCCTGTGGCCGTTAACAGATACGATTGTTATTTTTATATATTGTGAATCGTGTTTATATTTACCGGTATTTCAGCGGGTTATCCACATCCATTTAAACAGCAGAACCTAGATGTCATTAATAGAAAAAGTACTTAATACACCGGAGTTAATCAATCAGCCGCCCGTGTTGGTGGATATCGGCGCGTCGGGCGCTATCCACTTCAGGTGGAAGAAGATTGCGAAATATGCCGTCTGCATTGCCTTTGACCCGGATGACCGGAAATATGGTTACATCGTCCGTGAAAACGATAATTACCGGAAACTGTATGTTTTTAACTGTGTGGTGGCGGATACTTCCAGCGAGGGGCAACCGTTTTACCTTACACAGTCGCCTTACTGCTCCAGCTTTCTGGTACCCCGCACGGAGGACCTGAAGCCGTATGCTTTTGCGGACAAGTTTACCGTGGAGCGGGAAACGAAGCTGATGACGCGCACCATCCCGGAGGTATTACAGGAACTGAATATCGGGTATATCGACTGGTTCAAAACGGATTCACAGGGACTGGACCTGCGTATCTTCCAGTCGCTCGATGAAAAGATGGCCCGCGATATTAAAATAGCAGAATTTGAGCCGGGCATTATGCATGCTTACCATGGCGAAGATAAACTGCATGCTGTGCTGCGGCATATGGACAACCTGCCCTTTTTCCTCAGTGAAATCACCGTAAAGGGACCGAACCGCATTTCACAGGAACAGCTGAAGAGCGTCAGCTCCAGCCCCTTCCTGCAGAAGCTGTTGGCCGCTTCTCATAAGGAAACTGCCGGCTGGGGTGAAATGGTGTACCTGAATAATTTCGATGCCCGCGATCATCAGTCTCAGCGCGACCTGCTCCTGGGCTGGGTCATCGCCACGCTCAATGAAGAGTATGGCCTCGCCTTGCAGATAGCCGCCCAGGGCGCCGAACAATACAAAGCGCCTATTTTTGAAGAACTGCGCCGCGGCAGCATCAAAAATATACGCCGCAGCTTATGGAAGCTCCGGTTTATGAGCCATGTGTGGAGAAAACTGTTTTAATATTTGTTTATATAGCCACGCGACGGCCTGCTCCCGGGAGCAGGCCGTCGCTTTTTATAGCCGGCCGGAAGTAAAAAAAAGCGAAAAGTTCACCATAATTCAGTAAATTATATTGTCGAGCTTTGTTACCATCAAAAGTGAATGATCCCCGTTAACGCTACTAATATTGTTTGTCATGGTCTTAAAAATCATTAATGCTATACTGATCCTTGTTGCTGTATTCATGGGCTTTAAACAGGGATATGCCATGTTTTCCGGGAAACCGGAGATGCTGGAGATGTTTGGCAAATGGGGTATCGGCAAAACAGGCGTGATGATCAACGGGATTATTACCATCCTGGCGGCCGTACTGATACTGTTCCCGAAAACTTTTGTGTGGGGTAATTTCCTGATGGCATTAGGTATCCTGCTGATCATTTGTTTTCACCTGCTGGACAAGGACCTGAAAGGCGTGCTCATTGAACTGCCTTTCCTGTTGCTCAACCTGGTGATCATCTACCTGCAACATCCACTCAAAAATGGTTAATCATGTATAGGACTGTTATCGTCATGGCGCTTTGCGGGCCGCTGATGGCCGGTGCGCAAAGCCATCCCCGGAAAATAACTGAACAATCATCTCCCAAAAAACAAACGATGGACTTATCAAAAATAACCCACCCAAACGTGAGGAAAGCCATAGAGGCGCTACAGGCCGGCGACAAAAGCTGGTATTCTTTTTTTGCTGATCAACCTGTGATGACAGATGACGGGAATACGGTCGATTTTAAATCCTTTTTCGGAAAAGCGCTGGGGCACGAAAAATTCCTGTCCATCGATAAGGTGGAGAATGAAGGCAAAGAGGTGTATGGTAATTTCAAAGCCGGCAGCTGGGGCACTTTTAAAGTGTTTTTCAAATTCCATGAGGGGGCCGGCGGTAAGTTTGACCGGCTGGACATAGGACAGACGAAGTACTGATGTGAATAAACGAGGCGCCCGGTAATTGCCGGGCGCTTTTATTATGCCAGGCGTTTACTGAGTTTGAGGGTGCGGTTGGAGATATGGGGCACCGCGGGGTAGGTCCACGCGTTTTCCGGCATACCCAGCGCGGTGGGAGTTTTCCCAACGAAGCTGCTGGTCCTGCCGGTGATTTTCGTAGTACCGTCGGCGTGAATTTCCACCAGCGCCCATAGCGGATCGCGGTAGAAGGACATGTATTTCATCAGCGGGTATTGCTGGTGGATGGCGGCGTCAAACGGTTCGTCCACATAACGGGTGCCCCGCCAGAAATAGGTGGCGCTGTTGATTTGCACGTGATGCACATCATTGATGCGGTTATAATAATCCTGGTGGAAGTGGCCGGAGAAGGCCAGCTGCACTTTACGGAATCCCGCTTTTTTGTTGGCATGTTCGAAGAGCAGTCTTACCTGTGCTGCGTTTTCCACCGCGTTATCGTTATCGAATCCCTGGTGACAAAATACGATGACGGGCAGTTGTGTGTTGTCGAGGTCTTTGGCCAGCCACTGCAGTTGTTCCTCGCCGATAAACCGTTCGTATTTCCATCTGGGCTTATGGTCGGGGTTGACATCGTTACCATCGAGTACTACAAAGTGATATCCTTTCAGGTCGAAGGAGTAGTAGGTATGCGGAATTTTCCAGTACCGGGCGGCGTCAGCGGGCGTGAAGCCGCCGTCCGTTTCGTGGTTGCCTACTACGTGGTAAGCAGGGCCTTTGAAACGGTTCCAGATGTCCATGATAATGTTGTTTTCCTGTTTAGGCTGACAGAAATCGCCCAGCTGGATGATCATGTCTGGTTTAAGCTGTTGCATATCGCCGATAAAGGCCTCCAGCCGCCTGGCGGCGTCGAAGGCGAAATCCTGGTGCAGGTCGCTGATGATACCAAAGCGTATAGGCGTAAAGGTATCTTTTCCGGTTGCAGAAGGGGTGGCGGTGCTGAGCATGGGTACGCTTAAACCCGCCATCATTGATAATGAAGTATTCCTTAGAAAGTGTCTTCTTTTCATGAGGGTTTAAACTACAAATAAAAAAGGACAAACCATAACTGGTTTGCCCTTCGGAATATTATTGGACGTCGCGTTAATGAATGGCGACAGGGTTGATGTTTACCTGTGTGGAACCAACGTATAACGGTTGGCCTAACACGAAAAGAAATTCCCAGGCCTTATCCTGCACCAATGCACGGCTGTCAATCAGCTCCAGGTTATAGATCCCTCTTTTGGCCAGCATGAACTGGTTAACAGGAAATTCTGCTTTTGTGCCGGGATTGGGATATACTTCAGATGCCCAGGTGTCGCCACCGAAAGCTACGATGCCCTGGTCAGCCAGCCATTTGGCGGCTTCCATGCCGATGCCTGGTTCTACTTCGAGGAACTGTTTGTTATCTTTTCCGATCAGTTCCAGCCAGCCGGTGTTGAACAGTACCACGTCGCCCTTGCGCAGGGTGATGCCTTCTTTTTTCAGTACGGCTTGTATGTCAGCGACGGTGAACTCGGTGCCGCCGGGCACTGTTTTTTTGCCGTAATGTGCCGTCATGTCCAGTACTACGCCGCGTGTAACCATGGGCGGTACTTTTTCGATGCCCAGTTTTCTGACGCCTTCCACAGTCACGAAATCAGCCGCTTTGTTACCGTTGTAATATACGTTGTCGATGCCGATGTGGCCGATACCGTTCAACTGTGTGCCTACGCCTGTCCAAGCGGTTACCAGTTCATCGTTAAAGCTGAATTTATTGGGGCCGAGGGTGTTGCCGCCCTGTTCGCCGGGTTGGATGTTGTACAGGTGGAAGCTGCGGTGCCGGAATGCCGGCAGGTTTTTATCGATGGGCATTGCCAGTGGATAGGTTTTCCCGGTTTTGACGAGTTTAACGGCTTCCCGCACTACTTCCGGTGTGAGCAGGTTGACAGCGCCGATTTCATCGTTGGCGCCATAGGGAGATGTATACCAGCTGGTGTCGTTTTGCTGTGCAGGCGAAGGCAGTGCCGCGAAGGTCATGCCTGCCAGGATGAAGATTTTTGTTAACAGTTGCTTTCCCCACATGAAGCCTCCGGCGGTGGACAATGCCAGCGGAGACCTGCCCGATTCTCTGTATTTCATTTTTTGTTTTTTTGATTTGACAATGCAAAAGTCCGCCCTTTTCTACTATTTTTAAAATAGTATAACTGATGTATTTATATCAGAATAGTTATGATAACGATGTCGGATAAAATCGCTTTCTTTGTATTGATATTTCGAGAAATATAGATATGATAGAACTGTTTAAGATTTTATCCAATGAGCATCGCATCCAGATCCTTACCTGGCTGAAGGACCCGCATGAACACTTTGCGGCGGAGGATATCGAACCGGAGGTAAAAGACTACGGGGTATGTATGAGCGTGATCCAGAGGAAAGCGGGGATCTCCCAGTCCACCGCTTCGGCTTATCTCTCTTCTATGGTCAGCTGCGGGTTGCTGAAGTCTGTCCGGGAAGGCCAGTGGACGTATTACAAACGTAACGAAGAAAAGATCAGGGAACTGGCAGAATATATTAAAGAGACCCTTTGATGAAGTTTTTTACGAAGCAATTTTGATATAGCCATCTAAATAAAAGCGCCCGGCAATAACCGGGCGCTTTTATTATACAGCAGTATTACTGGATTTTTACGGAACTCATTTTGTCGTTCGCGCTGGGAGACAGCCCACCCAGCCAGCTGTTGCTGCTGGTCAGCGTCCAGGAGGTACCGGAGAAATTGTCATCGGCATAAATAGTAACAGACCAGCCGGAAGGGATTTTTACGGAAGATGCCCAATCATTCGCCACACCTTTTGCCTGTAACTGGGATAAGGTGTAATTGCCTTTGGCGATGGGCTGCGACGCTGCGCCACCATAGCTTGCGTCCTGGTAAAATATCACCCCGGTTGTGGTGCTGCCGCCACTGGGGTTCATAATCTGGATCAGTTGTTTGCTGACGATGTAGGTAGGTGCGTACATGGTGTTATCGGTGGAAGATGTCAGTGGTGCATCTCTGTCTATCGCATAACTGAATACGCCGCCTTTTTTACCGGAGGTAGGTTCCCACCGGGCGTAGTCATAAGCGCGGCCGGTGCCGTTCACGGGATAGGTTACATCATACCATACGTTGGAAGGATAACCTCTTTCTTCATAAAACGAGAAACCGGGTACAAACTGTGAAGATTGAATATAGGGAGCGAAGGTGGACCAGGTGGATTGCAGGGTGCTGGCGCCGCGTCCGTATGCCTGCAGCCACACATAGTCGACCATGGTATACACCTTTTGGAAAAGACTGTTGCTGCCGCTTCTGTTGGTATCGAATGTTAATAACTTCCCTGTGCCGGATTTGGGGCCCAGGTATTTGGAGAGCGCCTTATATACGCCGGCCATATCGGTCAGTTCCTGGCCGGACGGTTCACTTTCTATATCGATATCATACCCGTCGAAACCATATTTATTGACTACACTGTCCATGATATGTTTGGCTGTTTTGGCGTAACCTATAGAATCATGGGTAGCGCCGGCAACGAGGTCTAACCCTCCTGTCAGGATTACTTTGGTGCCTTTCGTATGCAGCGTGTTAATCCATCCGGGTACCTGGGATGCTATCGGAGAAGAGGGAGAGAAACAAAAGAGGATTAATATGTCCAGGCTGTCGGGTACCTGTGAGAAGTTGGTGCCAAATGGCGCCGGGCCATAGCAGGGGCCTTCCAGCCGGTAAAAGGCTGCATAGATTTCATGGGGCCTGCTTTTGTACGCCAGCAGACTGTCAAGGGATTCAGTAACAGCCCCTGATGCTTTGGCTGCTTCACTGTTGGCAGCTACATCGGCGGGACGTTGGTCTTTAGTACAGCTGATGCCGAAGAGCATCATCATAAAGGCGGTCAATAAACTGAACGATAAACATTTCGGTTTCATTTTGGATGAATTTTTATGGTGAATAATAATGCCGGTAGTATCATTTTCGGGTTGACTAATGATTTTGATTAAACGATTTACCTACACGGCCATGGCTGTGTACAGCAAATGAACTAAGGAACAAACGGGTGCTTCAGCAATAATTTTTATTACTGTTTTCCGTACGCACGAAACCTGATGATGCACTAATACCTTAAGAATGGGGGAGTATTGTTATATGCATAACAATACGGGTTTAACTACTTTTCATTATTCATGGAACCAATTTATATAACAGCGCTCTCTAAGGTAAAAATCGACAGATGACAGTAATTTACATAAAAATTGAATGTGGTATGCGTGTTATTTTCGCCAAGACGTGTAATATTTTGCAGGTCGTTGCCGGACGCAATACGTAGCCCGGCCTGCGATATCGCCGCAGACAAAATAAGAAATTATACAATTGAAAAAATATCATTATATTTATCCCGCTTTTTTAACGATCCCCATAACCCGTCACCGCTTTTAATACTTGTTTCACTTTCCTTTCAGGGCGTATGCTTTTGAACGGGACATCTTTGCCTACATACACATGACAACATCCATGCATGGTACATGCACGAGAATACTGGTATCACTGGTTCTCCTGTGCGGATTAAATTTTATGGGAAACGCGGCGTGCGCACAATCCGGAAAAGACACCACAGCCGTCACCGCATCCGGCCCGGCGAAACTGAGCGTCGACAGCCTGCTGATACGGATGGAAGATCTCCACAACACCCTGGACCGCATTAACGATATCACCTCCCGGGGATTTGATACGCGCGGCATGCAGGAAGACCTGCCTGAAATAAAATCCAACCTGCAGACGATTGAAGATAACCTGAAGCTGTATAATAAGGTTTTAAATATCCGCAATCTGCAGATGTTCCACGTATTGCTGGCCGACATGCGCGAGCACCTGGAGGACTGGCGCTCCCGGTTGTTCAATTACAACAAGGAACTCGTGAAAATGAATGCGGAGATGATGGCCTTTACCAAAGATTCTTTTGTAAAACAAATCAAAGCAGATACTACTTTCAGAAACTTTTACCTGCCTGAATTAAAAGAACTAAAAAGCAAATGGGTAGAGGCCAAGGCTGCCACCACGCAACATCTGGATAAAATCTCGCTGTTACAGGCGGGAGTTTCCGGCAGTTACTTTAAAGCGTTGGAACTGGAGAATAAAGTCGATAAACAGTTAAAGGTTTTTAGCCTTAAATCGCTTGGCAAAGAATACAACTATCTGTGGGAGGACAACGGCCACAGGGATGCTGCCGCCGATACGCTGACCCAGCA encodes:
- a CDS encoding EndoS/ChiA family endoglycosidase, which codes for MKPKCLSFSLLTAFMMMLFGISCTKDQRPADVAANSEAAKASGAVTESLDSLLAYKSRPHEIYAAFYRLEGPCYGPAPFGTNFSQVPDSLDILILFCFSPSSPIASQVPGWINTLHTKGTKVILTGGLDLVAGATHDSIGYAKTAKHIMDSVVNKYGFDGYDIDIESEPSGQELTDMAGVYKALSKYLGPKSGTGKLLTFDTNRSGSNSLFQKVYTMVDYVWLQAYGRGASTLQSTWSTFAPYIQSSQFVPGFSFYEERGYPSNVWYDVTYPVNGTGRAYDYARWEPTSGKKGGVFSYAIDRDAPLTSSTDNTMYAPTYIVSKQLIQIMNPSGGSTTTGVIFYQDASYGGAASQPIAKGNYTLSQLQAKGVANDWASSVKIPSGWSVTIYADDNFSGTSWTLTSSNSWLGGLSPSANDKMSSVKIQ
- a CDS encoding cyclase family protein, whose translation is MKYRESGRSPLALSTAGGFMWGKQLLTKIFILAGMTFAALPSPAQQNDTSWYTSPYGANDEIGAVNLLTPEVVREAVKLVKTGKTYPLAMPIDKNLPAFRHRSFHLYNIQPGEQGGNTLGPNKFSFNDELVTAWTGVGTQLNGIGHIGIDNVYYNGNKAADFVTVEGVRKLGIEKVPPMVTRGVVLDMTAHYGKKTVPGGTEFTVADIQAVLKKEGITLRKGDVVLFNTGWLELIGKDNKQFLEVEPGIGMEAAKWLADQGIVAFGGDTWASEVYPNPGTKAEFPVNQFMLAKRGIYNLELIDSRALVQDKAWEFLFVLGQPLYVGSTQVNINPVAIH
- a CDS encoding metallophosphoesterase family protein, whose product is MMAGLSVPMLSTATPSATGKDTFTPIRFGIISDLHQDFAFDAARRLEAFIGDMQQLKPDMIIQLGDFCQPKQENNIIMDIWNRFKGPAYHVVGNHETDGGFTPADAARYWKIPHTYYSFDLKGYHFVVLDGNDVNPDHKPRWKYERFIGEEQLQWLAKDLDNTQLPVIVFCHQGFDNDNAVENAAQVRLLFEHANKKAGFRKVQLAFSGHFHQDYYNRINDVHHVQINSATYFWRGTRYVDEPFDAAIHQQYPLMKYMSFYRDPLWALVEIHADGTTKITGRTSSFVGKTPTALGMPENAWTYPAVPHISNRTLKLSKRLA
- a CDS encoding DUF2268 domain-containing putative Zn-dependent protease (predicted Zn-dependent protease with a strongly conserved HExxH motif), which produces MKRKTCLRSNISVSCIVFILLFTCAGRVHGQDTSRVFTSDVDHFWEAFDSVQTVKDTTRQIAFMQSLYIDKGTEGLKLFMKLRRFDAPRLVTAINKYPKFWASVRENTLKVKPKIPAIETHIREFKALYPDLRPAKLFFTITAIRAAGTVRDSLALIGTEIATGNKNTDVSEFPDKRLANFFRTQSTDNIIPVVVHEYVHTQQRAEAKILLGQALHEGACDFMTELILKEPLMNSYLQYGRENEAALKEAFRKEMLGEDFSNWLYNGATTKTMGDLGYFMGYTICKSYYRRAKNKSQAIKDIITLNYGDQAALMAFLKKSRYYGRI
- a CDS encoding DoxX family protein yields the protein MVLKIINAILILVAVFMGFKQGYAMFSGKPEMLEMFGKWGIGKTGVMINGIITILAAVLILFPKTFVWGNFLMALGILLIICFHLLDKDLKGVLIELPFLLLNLVIIYLQHPLKNG
- a CDS encoding ArsR/SmtB family transcription factor, with product MIELFKILSNEHRIQILTWLKDPHEHFAAEDIEPEVKDYGVCMSVIQRKAGISQSTASAYLSSMVSCGLLKSVREGQWTYYKRNEEKIRELAEYIKETL
- a CDS encoding FkbM family methyltransferase — translated: MSLIEKVLNTPELINQPPVLVDIGASGAIHFRWKKIAKYAVCIAFDPDDRKYGYIVRENDNYRKLYVFNCVVADTSSEGQPFYLTQSPYCSSFLVPRTEDLKPYAFADKFTVERETKLMTRTIPEVLQELNIGYIDWFKTDSQGLDLRIFQSLDEKMARDIKIAEFEPGIMHAYHGEDKLHAVLRHMDNLPFFLSEITVKGPNRISQEQLKSVSSSPFLQKLLAASHKETAGWGEMVYLNNFDARDHQSQRDLLLGWVIATLNEEYGLALQIAAQGAEQYKAPIFEELRRGSIKNIRRSLWKLRFMSHVWRKLF